The Arachis hypogaea cultivar Tifrunner chromosome 19, arahy.Tifrunner.gnm2.J5K5, whole genome shotgun sequence genome has a window encoding:
- the LOC112775932 gene encoding septin and tuftelin-interacting protein 1 homolog 1 isoform X5, with the protein MDEDQEMERFEMDNDFEEGQWINGEFYYKKRKEKRTQTRDDVLYGVFAGSDDDDDDDYSSKKLRKDLSKKQDLTKPVNFISTGTFMPNQDVVDNNRDSKEHCKKDGYVSEDRPGLGLGMGSASTSGAGLGFNSSNGDRNNGSDENIDDGDDHNFLPTAFGKKIKEGAMRREREREREKLEKKRGQRQSSDQDGFGNAGKFYNNGIGMKLLEKMGYRGGGLGKNEQGIVAPIEVKMRAKNSGIGFSDAREAPPPPLPVLQQQNKSTVGAVQPAASRTKERLWSKQSRLKKKKKEEEVYVTAEELLASKQEQNLEVVQKVYDMRGPQVRVYTNLSDLNAEEKAKEEDVPMPELQHNIGLLVRLAEADIQEIDRDLRRERETALSLKKEKDKLESEAAFQKRQLDNMEEIMSVLDQVDEESTSGTLTLDFLATCFSDLHKRYADSYKLCNLSCIACSYALPLFITVFQGWDPLRNPSHGLELVSTWKTVFDAVSWEQLMLQFIVPKLQLVLQEFEVNPASQKLDQFFWVIKWASVIPIHIMVDMMEKFFFPKWLEVLNHWLCSNPNFEEVMKWYNGWKELIPEELLANESIRFQINRGLDMMSQAVDGMEVFQPGLKEQRQYEAQQKAATYAQQQAAAALGGANADGVHDLSLKEVIEAHAQHHGLLFKIKPGRMHNGYQIYGFGNVSIIIDSLHQKVLAGIYTGTVSGITAQHLEWVHRKTLKEIAFN; encoded by the exons ATGGACGAGGACCAAGAGATGGAGAGGTTCGAAATGGACAACGATTTCGAAGAAGGCCAGTGGATTAACGGCGAATTCTACTACAAAAAGCGCAAAGAAAAGCGTACTCAGACCAGAGACGATGTCCTCTACGGTGTTTTTGCCGGCTCCGACGATGACGACGACGACGATTATTCTAGCAAGAAACTTAGGAAGGACCTTTCCAAGAAGCAGGACCTCACCAAGCCGGTAAATTTTATTTCTACTGGAACTTTTATGCCGAATCAAGATGTTGTTGATAACAATAGAGATTCTAAAGAACATTGTAAGAAAGATGGTTATGTTAGTGAGGATAGGCCAGGTTTAGGTCTTGGAATGGGATCTGCTTCCACTTCAGGTGctggtttagggtttaatagTAGTAATGGTGATAGGAATAATGGTTCTGATGAGaacattgatgatggtgatgatcaTAATTTTTTGCCTACGGCTTTTGGGAAGAAGATTAAGGAAGGGGCGATGCGGAGGGAGAGGGAAAGGGAGAGGgagaaattggagaagaagaggGGTCAGCGTCAGAGTTCGGATCAAGATGGGTTTGGTAATGCGGGGAAATTCTATAACAATGGAATAGGGATGAAGCTGTTGGAAAAGATGGGTTATAGAGGGGGCGGTCTTGGAAAGAATGAGCAAGGTATTGTGGCTCCTATCGAGGTCAAAATGAGGGCTAAGAATTCAGGTATTGGTTTTAGTGATGCAAGGGAGGCGCCGCCACCACCATTGCCTGTTTTGCAGCAACAGAACAAAAGCACGGTGGGAGCAGTGCAGCCTGCGGCTAGCAGAACAAAGGAGAGGCTGTGGTCAAAGCAGTcacggttgaagaagaagaagaaagaggaggaagtGTATGTTACTGCTGAGGAGTTGTTGGCAAGCAAGCAAGAACAGAATTTGGAGGTTGTTCAGAAGGTTTATGATATGAGGGGGCCACAAGTTCGGGTTTATACAAATTTATCTGATTTAAATGCTGAGGAGAAAGCAAAGGAGGAGGATGTCCCAATGCCGGAACTTCAGCATAACATTGGATTGCTTGTTCGGTTGGCTGAGGCTGACATTCAAGAGATTGATAGAGATTTGAGGAGAGAAAGGGAGACAGCTCTCagcttgaaaaaagaaaaagacaagttAGAATCTGAAGCAGCATTCCAAAAGCGTCAACTGGATAATATGGAGGAAATAATGAGTGTCTTGGACCAAGTAGACGAAGAGAGCACTTCAGGAACGCTAACATTAGATTTCCTTGCCACATGCTTCAGTGACTTGCATAAGAGATATGCCGATAGCTACAAGTTGTGTAATTTGTCCTGCATTGCTTGCTCATATGCTCTTCCTTTGTTTATTACAGTGTTCCAAGGTTGGGATCCTCTTCGAAATCCATCTCATGGGTTGGAGTTGGTATCTACGTGGAAGACTGTCTTTGATGCTGTAAGCTGGGAACAACTTATGCTTCAATTTATTGTGCCTAAGTTGCAACTTGTCTTGCAAGAGTTTGAAGTCAATCCAGCAAGTCAGAAGCTCGATCAATTTTTTTGGGTAATTAAATGGGCTTCTGTGATTCCAATCCATATCATGGTGGACATGATGGAGAAGTTCTTCTTCCCAAAGTGGCTTGAGGTTTTGAATCACTGGTTGTGCTCAAATCCTAACTTTGAAGAAGTTATGAAGTGGTATAATGGATGGAAGGAGCTTATTCCAGAAGAACTATTGGCAAATGAAAGTATCCGATTCCAGATTAACCGTGGTTTAGATATGATGAGTCAGGCTGTTGACGGAATGGAGGTTTTCCAACCTGGTTTGAAGGAGCAACGACAATATGAGGCTCAGCAGAAAGCAGCAACCTATGCTCAACAGCAAGCTGCTGCAGCATTGGGTGGTGCCAACGCAGATGGTGTGCATGATTTGAGCTTGAAAGAGGTCATTGAGGCTCATGCCCAGCATCATGGTTTGTTGTTCAAGATTAAGCCTGGTAGAATGCACAACGGTTACCAAATATATGGGTTTGGTAATGTCAGCATAATAATAGACTCGCTACATCAGAAG GTCTTAGCTGGTATATATACTGGAACTGTGTCTGGCATCACTGCACAACATCTCGAATGG GTTCATAGAAAGACACTTAAAGAGATAGCATTTAATTAG
- the LOC112775932 gene encoding septin and tuftelin-interacting protein 1 homolog 1 isoform X3, which yields MDEDQEMERFEMDNDFEEGQWINGEFYYKKRKEKRTQTRDDVLYGVFAGSDDDDDDDYSSKKLRKDLSKKQDLTKPVNFISTGTFMPNQDVVDNNRDSKEHCKKDGYVSEDRPGLGLGMGSASTSGAGLGFNSSNGDRNNGSDENIDDGDDHNFLPTAFGKKIKEGAMRREREREREKLEKKRGQRQSSDQDGFGNAGKFYNNGIGMKLLEKMGYRGGGLGKNEQGIVAPIEVKMRAKNSGIGFSDAREAPPPPLPVLQQQNKSTVGAVQPAASRTKERLWSKQSRLKKKKKEEEVYVTAEELLASKQEQNLEVVQKVYDMRGPQVRVYTNLSDLNAEEKAKEEDVPMPELQHNIGLLVRLAEADIQEIDRDLRRERETALSLKKEKDKLESEAAFQKRQLDNMEEIMSVLDQVDEESTSGTLTLDFLATCFSDLHKRYADSYKLCNLSCIACSYALPLFITVFQGWDPLRNPSHGLELVSTWKTVFDAVSWEQLMLQFIVPKLQLVLQEFEVNPASQKLDQFFWVIKWASVIPIHIMVDMMEKFFFPKWLEVLNHWLCSNPNFEEVMKWYNGWKELIPEELLANESIRFQINRGLDMMSQAVDGMEVFQPGLKEQRQYEAQQKAATYAQQQAAAALGGANADGVHDLSLKEVIEAHAQHHGLLFKIKPGRMHNGYQIYGFGNVSIIIDSLHQKVYAQHEETWSLESLQGLLELHNKSLGLSWYIYWNCVWHHCTTSRMGS from the exons ATGGACGAGGACCAAGAGATGGAGAGGTTCGAAATGGACAACGATTTCGAAGAAGGCCAGTGGATTAACGGCGAATTCTACTACAAAAAGCGCAAAGAAAAGCGTACTCAGACCAGAGACGATGTCCTCTACGGTGTTTTTGCCGGCTCCGACGATGACGACGACGACGATTATTCTAGCAAGAAACTTAGGAAGGACCTTTCCAAGAAGCAGGACCTCACCAAGCCGGTAAATTTTATTTCTACTGGAACTTTTATGCCGAATCAAGATGTTGTTGATAACAATAGAGATTCTAAAGAACATTGTAAGAAAGATGGTTATGTTAGTGAGGATAGGCCAGGTTTAGGTCTTGGAATGGGATCTGCTTCCACTTCAGGTGctggtttagggtttaatagTAGTAATGGTGATAGGAATAATGGTTCTGATGAGaacattgatgatggtgatgatcaTAATTTTTTGCCTACGGCTTTTGGGAAGAAGATTAAGGAAGGGGCGATGCGGAGGGAGAGGGAAAGGGAGAGGgagaaattggagaagaagaggGGTCAGCGTCAGAGTTCGGATCAAGATGGGTTTGGTAATGCGGGGAAATTCTATAACAATGGAATAGGGATGAAGCTGTTGGAAAAGATGGGTTATAGAGGGGGCGGTCTTGGAAAGAATGAGCAAGGTATTGTGGCTCCTATCGAGGTCAAAATGAGGGCTAAGAATTCAGGTATTGGTTTTAGTGATGCAAGGGAGGCGCCGCCACCACCATTGCCTGTTTTGCAGCAACAGAACAAAAGCACGGTGGGAGCAGTGCAGCCTGCGGCTAGCAGAACAAAGGAGAGGCTGTGGTCAAAGCAGTcacggttgaagaagaagaagaaagaggaggaagtGTATGTTACTGCTGAGGAGTTGTTGGCAAGCAAGCAAGAACAGAATTTGGAGGTTGTTCAGAAGGTTTATGATATGAGGGGGCCACAAGTTCGGGTTTATACAAATTTATCTGATTTAAATGCTGAGGAGAAAGCAAAGGAGGAGGATGTCCCAATGCCGGAACTTCAGCATAACATTGGATTGCTTGTTCGGTTGGCTGAGGCTGACATTCAAGAGATTGATAGAGATTTGAGGAGAGAAAGGGAGACAGCTCTCagcttgaaaaaagaaaaagacaagttAGAATCTGAAGCAGCATTCCAAAAGCGTCAACTGGATAATATGGAGGAAATAATGAGTGTCTTGGACCAAGTAGACGAAGAGAGCACTTCAGGAACGCTAACATTAGATTTCCTTGCCACATGCTTCAGTGACTTGCATAAGAGATATGCCGATAGCTACAAGTTGTGTAATTTGTCCTGCATTGCTTGCTCATATGCTCTTCCTTTGTTTATTACAGTGTTCCAAGGTTGGGATCCTCTTCGAAATCCATCTCATGGGTTGGAGTTGGTATCTACGTGGAAGACTGTCTTTGATGCTGTAAGCTGGGAACAACTTATGCTTCAATTTATTGTGCCTAAGTTGCAACTTGTCTTGCAAGAGTTTGAAGTCAATCCAGCAAGTCAGAAGCTCGATCAATTTTTTTGGGTAATTAAATGGGCTTCTGTGATTCCAATCCATATCATGGTGGACATGATGGAGAAGTTCTTCTTCCCAAAGTGGCTTGAGGTTTTGAATCACTGGTTGTGCTCAAATCCTAACTTTGAAGAAGTTATGAAGTGGTATAATGGATGGAAGGAGCTTATTCCAGAAGAACTATTGGCAAATGAAAGTATCCGATTCCAGATTAACCGTGGTTTAGATATGATGAGTCAGGCTGTTGACGGAATGGAGGTTTTCCAACCTGGTTTGAAGGAGCAACGACAATATGAGGCTCAGCAGAAAGCAGCAACCTATGCTCAACAGCAAGCTGCTGCAGCATTGGGTGGTGCCAACGCAGATGGTGTGCATGATTTGAGCTTGAAAGAGGTCATTGAGGCTCATGCCCAGCATCATGGTTTGTTGTTCAAGATTAAGCCTGGTAGAATGCACAACGGTTACCAAATATATGGGTTTGGTAATGTCAGCATAATAATAGACTCGCTACATCAGAAGGTATATGCTCAACATGAGGAAACATGGTCCTTGGAATCTCTTCAAGGATTGCTAGAGTTGCATAATAAATCCCTTG GTCTTAGCTGGTATATATACTGGAACTGTGTCTGGCATCACTGCACAACATCTCGAATGG GTTCATAG